The Ipomoea triloba cultivar NCNSP0323 chromosome 13, ASM357664v1 genomic interval ATAGCCACTTCACCGACCACAACGAGGTAATGTTGTTTGGCGCAAATGATTGGTCCCCAAAAGACAAAATCATGCAAATCACCATTGCTTTCAACCACTTCGGGAAAAGATTGGTGCAAAGAATGCCGAGGTGCCGATATGGATATTTCCACGTGGTGAACAACGATTACACACATTGGAACATGTACGCCATTGGAGGTAGTGCGGACCCCACCATCATCAGTGAGGGCAACAGGTTCATCGCTCCCCTAGACATTCACAAGAAAGAGATAACTCACAGAGCCGCGGGGACTCCGCAACAGTGGAAGAAGTGGACATGGAGATCACAGGGAGATATATACATGAACGGAGCCTACTTTGTTCAGTCCGGGGATCCAAATTTCAACCACAACAAATTGTACGATGGATTAAGGGCATTCAAGGCTCATGAAGTCACATGGCTTACTAGGTTTGCAGGGGTACTAACTTGCAAGATAGGATCACCATGTTAGATTCATCGATCGATTATTATTGTCACCTCGCCTCTTCTCTTTCATTCTTGTTTGTACCGTTATTGTTGATATATACATGATGCATGTCCCAAACAAAGTTTTGTAATTGTTTCCATCTTTACACTCTTTTGTTTTGAATAGAATGCTCTGATCTGGccatttttttgggtgaaaattaagttggtatatatatttactttaattatatttatgattatgattgcaTACATGCATGTATAACTAATAcaaatcataattaaattgGAATAAATAAATTCCACTtgaatataacatataaaatccATTCTAGAAATATGGTGCGGGCAAAACCTTTAGTAAGTATATTTTAGTactgaataattaattaattagtagttATTGGTCTAACTAACTCAAGATATTTAActaattatatttaatgtagagatttttgattttttttttgttttagtttgtttTCAAGGTATATTTCGTGTATGGTATAATTGATAATCAAAACAATTTACCTTGGAGTAGTTTGTGCATTTGTGTAGAATATAGAGAGCAAATGAGTGATCATGATCAAATTAAGTTAACCAAGAAAGAGAAATTTTTATaatctaattataattttttgtgtagTAATAAACAACATTagattgttttcaaaaaaaaaaaaaaaaacacaacattAGATTCTAACACTTTGATTGTTTAAATAGTTATTAGAACGTAACACTCATATTAAAATCTTTCAACAATAGTAAACTAAGGCATATTGAAGGTTCAATAATGTGTTCATAAATCCATATTATTACTTCTAAAATACATTctttacttatatataaaaaaaaaaaaaagtaaatgagtCATAAGACCATctcatcaaaatgtaaaagtattacattttccttctatatattacatttttatatataagtaataaatattttattcctaatgtaatttagtattacatttttcaataataatttcACTTTAAAAAGATTACACCTTATTTtcaaattatcatatatatatatatatatatatatatatatatatatatatatatatatatatatatatatatatatataattttgttttattcactttttttttaatttacaatttcaactaataatacaataatatctataaaaaaaaacattatatatatgagctcaagttatattcttgattttgtttgtatttttagtgctaataaatttgtatatcgaatttaattaaaatgatgtaCGTTATATTTTAGCTTCACAAAATTGTCACGTCATAACTCCATTATATTAATCTCCTATCTATTAACACTActaatcaattaaggaacaTTTATTGATCAttttattaaggaaattaaaataaactaaagcaaattttatgaaaatttaattaataatcataCTACATTTATTagtcattatattaattttatctcAAATTAAAGGTATTGGTTCACATATTTGAATTACTATCATTTTTATcattataaatgaaaataatatggtaataattaatttatgatatttatcaaattgtatcttcttttttttttttcaaaatagttcacatattattttgatgtgctaaaaataatattttaaaattattttataaataattttttttattttttaagaagtttaacCGATATTAATATATTAGGCCTAAACTTTAGCATattgtgaataataataataataataataataataattattattattattattattattattattattattattattatagcctttaaaagaaattaattggAGCCCACAAAAATATATCTAGAATCATTTTGCTCGACAAAATATATTTGAAAGTCTTTCAACTCCTGAAAGCTTTCAAGACTTGTATATATGAAGTAGTAACGTAAGGTAACGTCACATGTGAATGCAATTCCATCGCTTTTGGGAATAAAGAGTGTAACGTACTATTGTATATTTCCAGTggcaaaaaaatttattatttatttgaattaatcGTACCATAAggaaaactaattatattatccAATCTCTAAGTGTTAATTTTGGTTAATCAGAAAGTACCAACACCATTTCAATGAACAGTTTTATGTTACATTGTTGAATATTTCATATGGATGTTGgttcattaatattaatatattgtttCATATGTCGTGCAACTAATTATGTTGTTGAATATTTCATATGGATGTTGgttcattaatattaatatattgtttCATATGTTGTGCAACTAATTATGTTGTTGAATATTTCATAGGGATGTTGgttcattaatattaatatattgtttCATATGCCGTGCAGCTAATTATGCTGTTGAAAACTTGAATATTTCATATGGATGTTGgttcattaatattaatattttttcacaTCTTTGCCATTATATTATGAGCCGGCTAATTAATAAGCTCTTGCATGTCTCAACATTTGATCAAGAAGAGTGATTTTATTGGGTTgtttcacttaaaaaaaaaaaaaaaaaaaacttgtggAGTACCTTAAAACATCCTTAAAATGGGATAGAAAATTTTGGCCAATTCACTTTTTACTTTATAAACTTTGTTTTCCCTATTTTTGTTCTGTGGATGTTAGGAAGTTTACCACAAGAAAAATGAGTGGTAATGCCACTTTTCTAGCATTTAGTTATGGCCTAAAATCAATATATGTTAGTATAAATAGTTTAGGATTAAAGACATTCTTCAATCACTCAATAAATAAACGAAGTTGTTACGACCAAACCTCTCTGAATTAAGAAAAAAGTTGAGGTTAGGTCAGATCAGTTCTAAAGGGTTGAACCCAAAACAGCGGTTCAACCCCCTATCAAAAtaacatacttttttttttcataaaaaaaatataaaatacccATCAAAATGAAGGGATATTGTTTCTTCTTGTTTGTGGTTACTCTTGCAGCGATAATTCCCGCATCGGTTGGTCACATTGCTGAGTTCGATGAGGTGTGGCGGAGGCGAGCAACTGAAGCCTGGGAAAATGCCCAAAAGGCTTATGAGCCCAATCCACATAACATTTCAGCTACCTTGAATTTCGAAGTtcgaaggtatatatatatatatatatatgtttaatttggtgTTAGTAATAATCTaattagattaattaattaatttttgatatatataatcctGCAGGACACTAGTAGAAGCGAACGATTTGACGGCATCAATGGAGAACAGCACAACGAGGCATCTTCTGGGTTCAAAAAAGTACCACGGGCCGTGTAATGCCACAAATCCGATCGACCGTTGCTGGCGTTGCCACGCCGATTGGGCTACCAACCGGAAGAGGTTAGCGGATTGCGGAATGGGGTTTGGGTACAAAACCAAAGGCGGCAAGAACGGGCAGTTCTACACCGTTACCGACAGCTCCGATGATCCAAAAAACCCCAAACAGGGAACCCTCCGATACGGGGTCATTCAAAAGAAAGCGTTGTGGATAATCTTCGGACGTGACATGACCATCAGGCTCCACCAGGAGATGATCATGCAAGGTGATAAGACGATCGATGGGCGTGGGGCCCAAGTCCACATTATTGGTGGGGCGGGGATAACCATTCAGTTCGTGAAGAACGTGATCATCCACGGGATCCACATCCGCGACATCGTGGAAGGTAATGGTGGCATGATACGAGATGCCATCGACCACTTTGGACTGCGAACCAAGAGCGACGGCGACGGCATCTCCATCTTCGGTTCTTCCAATGTTTGGATCGACCATGTGTCCATGAAGAACTGTTACGACGGGCTTATTGATGCGATCGAAGCATCCACGGCCATCACAATTTCGAATAGCCACTTCACGGATCATAATGATGTGATGCTGTTCGGTGCGAATGATTTTTCCCCCAAAGATGAGGTGATGCAAGTCACCATTGCATTCAACCACTTCGGGAAGAGATTGGTGCAGAGGATGCCGAGATGCCGGTACGGATACATCCATGTGGTGAACAACGATTACACACACTGGAACATGTACGCCATTGGAGGGAGTGCTCACCCCACCATCATTAGTCAGGGCAACCGATTCATCGCTCCTCTTGACATACACAAAAGAGAGATAACTCATAGAGCTGCGGGGACTCCTGCAGAATGGAAGCAGTGGACATGGAGATCACAGGGAGATATATTTATGAACGGAGCTTTCTTTGTCCAGTCGGGAGATCCAAATTTCATGTCAAAGCACAATGAATTGTACGATGGGGTACAGACATTCAAGGCTGAGGAAGTGACTTGGCTTACTAGGTTCGCAGGGGCGCTTACTTGCAGGCAAGGATCGGCCTGTTAGATTGCATGCCTTCAATTCCTTAGCTTGCAGCACAGCAAGCTAAGCAGcgcattattttattattattcacacTTCTCttagtgtttctttgtttgtacaATTGTTTATTGGGATGTCCCATCCCATATCTTTGAATTTTGCTTCATAAAATCCT includes:
- the LOC116001697 gene encoding probable pectate lyase P59, whose protein sequence is MKGYCFFLFVVTLAAIIPASVGHIAEFDEVWRRRATEAWENAQKAYEPNPHNISATLNFEVRRTLVEANDLTASMENSTTRHLLGSKKYHGPCNATNPIDRCWRCHADWATNRKRLADCGMGFGYKTKGGKNGQFYTVTDSSDDPKNPKQGTLRYGVIQKKALWIIFGRDMTIRLHQEMIMQGDKTIDGRGAQVHIIGGAGITIQFVKNVIIHGIHIRDIVEGNGGMIRDAIDHFGLRTKSDGDGISIFGSSNVWIDHVSMKNCYDGLIDAIEASTAITISNSHFTDHNDVMLFGANDFSPKDEVMQVTIAFNHFGKRLVQRMPRCRYGYIHVVNNDYTHWNMYAIGGSAHPTIISQGNRFIAPLDIHKREITHRAAGTPAEWKQWTWRSQGDIFMNGAFFVQSGDPNFMSKHNELYDGVQTFKAEEVTWLTRFAGALTCRQGSAC